One Flavobacteriales bacterium genomic region harbors:
- a CDS encoding sel1 repeat family protein yields MKTKISKHKSREYFNLGYKLAFESKRKSKDWKTIFDLWLLSGNSGYKRAQYYVGVCYDNGWGVAKNTRLAFDWYLKAANQGHRDSQYNIGFFYYNGELVKQDYQKAVYWYTLGAAQGHFDSLRDLAYCYFYGEGVEIDMVKAVELYKKAAKHNDEKALLNLGLCYKYGDGVNQSNRWAKYYFEKAEQNGNNRAKRELKDLK; encoded by the coding sequence ATGAAAACTAAAATAAGTAAACACAAATCAAGAGAATATTTTAATCTTGGGTACAAGTTAGCTTTTGAATCTAAGAGAAAGAGTAAAGATTGGAAAACAATCTTTGATTTGTGGCTCCTATCAGGAAACTCTGGATATAAACGAGCGCAATATTATGTTGGAGTTTGTTATGATAATGGTTGGGGTGTCGCTAAAAATACTCGACTTGCATTTGATTGGTATCTAAAAGCAGCGAATCAAGGTCATAGAGATAGTCAATACAACATTGGTTTTTTTTATTACAATGGAGAGCTAGTAAAGCAAGATTATCAAAAAGCGGTCTACTGGTATACGCTAGGAGCTGCTCAAGGACACTTTGATTCTTTACGAGATTTAGCTTATTGTTACTTTTATGGAGAAGGTGTAGAAATTGATATGGTAAAAGCAGTTGAGCTCTATAAAAAAGCAGCAAAACATAATGATGAAAAAGCCTTACTGAATTTGGGCTTGTGCTACAAATATGGCGATGGTGTTAACCAATCAAATCGATGGGCTAAATACTACTTTGAAAAGGCTGAACAAAATGGAAATAACAGAGCAAAAAGAGAATTAAAAGACTTAAAATAA
- a CDS encoding helix-turn-helix domain-containing protein yields MTVKNKNLKSLDQFVDEKIGQRGTKKREEFESDYDAFKLGILIKQAREEKGLTQEQLAELAGTNKSYISKLERNLKDIRFSTLQRIINEGLGGHLDISIRFK; encoded by the coding sequence ATGACAGTAAAGAATAAAAACCTAAAAAGCCTCGACCAGTTTGTAGACGAAAAAATTGGTCAGAGAGGAACGAAAAAACGTGAAGAATTTGAATCAGATTATGATGCTTTCAAACTTGGAATTTTAATTAAACAAGCAAGAGAAGAAAAAGGACTTACGCAAGAACAACTCGCTGAATTAGCTGGAACTAATAAGTCCTATATCTCAAAATTAGAAAGAAATTTAAAAGATATCCGATTTTCTACATTGCAAAGAATTATTAACGAAGGTTTAGGTGGACATTTAGATATTTCTATCCGTTTTAAATAA
- a CDS encoding type II toxin-antitoxin system RelE/ParE family toxin, translating to MDYFLYICFRNKKREIFFFKNYFEDFYENQTDKVKKKIIWTLKIIEELDRIPEIYFKHLKNTTGLYEIRIQVGSNIFRIFCFFDLDNLVVIGHGFQKKTQKTPKKQIERAEQIKKEYYDSKE from the coding sequence TTGGACTACTTTTTGTATATTTGCTTTAGGAATAAAAAAAGGGAAATATTCTTCTTTAAAAACTACTTTGAAGATTTTTACGAAAATCAGACAGATAAAGTAAAAAAGAAAATCATTTGGACTTTGAAAATCATTGAAGAACTTGACCGAATTCCCGAAATTTATTTTAAACATCTGAAAAACACTACAGGACTTTACGAAATTCGGATTCAAGTAGGAAGCAATATTTTCAGAATTTTTTGCTTTTTTGATTTAGACAATTTAGTAGTTATCGGACATGGATTTCAAAAAAAAACTCAAAAAACACCAAAAAAACAAATCGAGAGAGCGGAACAGATCAAAAAAGAGTATTATGACAGTAAAGAATAA
- a CDS encoding nucleotidyltransferase domain-containing protein, whose translation MTIKDLKDKNLIILECISGSKAYGLDTPTSDTDIKGVFILPKEKYYGLDYIPQISNSTNDIVYYEFGRFMELLSVNNPNILELLNTPKESVLIKHPIFKEIDPDFILSKLCKNTFGKFAVSQIKKAKGLKKKIVNPVSKERKSVLAFCYVNHNQGSISLSKYLEKNNLKQENCGLVNVANMKDIYALFHGEKLGYKGIIQDKNSNDISLSSIPKEEKEIGLLFFNKEGYSKYCKEYKEYWDWVENRNEERYQNTKSHGKNYDSKNMMHTFRLLEMAVEIAKEKNVNVKRPNRDYLLDIKTGKFEYEDLVNKANQLQKEMEIAFEKSDLMEKPNREMINNLTFRLREKLYNE comes from the coding sequence ATGACAATTAAAGATTTAAAAGATAAAAATCTTATCATTTTAGAATGTATAAGTGGCAGTAAGGCTTATGGCTTAGACACTCCAACTTCAGATACAGATATAAAAGGTGTTTTTATACTTCCGAAAGAAAAATACTATGGTTTGGACTATATTCCACAAATTAGTAATTCCACAAACGACATTGTTTATTATGAATTTGGTCGTTTTATGGAGTTATTATCTGTCAACAACCCTAATATACTAGAGTTGCTGAACACGCCAAAAGAGTCGGTTTTAATTAAACATCCAATATTTAAAGAAATTGACCCAGACTTCATTCTCTCTAAACTTTGTAAAAACACTTTCGGAAAATTTGCAGTTTCTCAAATAAAAAAAGCTAAAGGATTAAAAAAGAAAATTGTAAACCCTGTAAGTAAAGAACGTAAAAGTGTTCTTGCGTTCTGCTACGTCAACCATAATCAAGGTTCGATTTCACTATCCAAATACTTAGAAAAAAATAACCTAAAACAAGAAAATTGTGGATTAGTGAATGTTGCAAACATGAAAGATATTTATGCTCTTTTTCACGGAGAAAAACTTGGTTATAAAGGAATAATTCAGGACAAAAATTCAAATGATATTTCTCTAAGTTCAATTCCTAAAGAAGAAAAAGAAATTGGTCTTCTTTTTTTTAATAAAGAGGGTTATTCTAAATATTGTAAAGAATACAAAGAGTACTGGGATTGGGTAGAAAATAGAAACGAAGAACGGTATCAAAACACAAAAAGTCACGGAAAGAACTACGACTCAAAAAATATGATGCATACGTTTAGACTTTTAGAAATGGCTGTAGAGATCGCTAAAGAGAAAAATGTAAATGTGAAAAGACCTAATAGAGATTATTTACTTGATATAAAAACTGGGAAATTTGAATATGAAGATTTGGTAAACAAGGCAAATCAATTACAAAAAGAAATGGAAATTGCATTTGAAAAATCTGATCTAATGGAAAAACCAAACAGAGAAATGATTAATAATTTAACTTTTAGGCTAAGAGAAAAATTGTACAACGAATAA
- a CDS encoding nucleotidyltransferase domain-containing protein, with protein MNEKISHYLNEIEKAKNVEILLACETGSRAWGFPSPDSDFDIRIIYQHKKDWYLSLNEQKDSIDLMFENNEIDITGWDLKKSLKLLQKSNAPLLERIQSPIIYKKDHEFLEEIKVIAQNQYSRIATMHHYLSMAKKFIEELKENEEYKLKRFFYILRSATACKWILEKDEMPPIEFMKMINNLAIDPILVKRINELIELKSTKSESYYHHGEPKLLSFIETCINEAEENRLKLPSSKGKIEELNQFFIKTLSK; from the coding sequence ATGAACGAAAAAATAAGTCACTATCTAAACGAAATTGAAAAAGCCAAAAATGTAGAAATCTTATTGGCTTGTGAAACTGGCTCAAGAGCTTGGGGTTTTCCATCTCCCGATAGTGATTTTGACATTAGAATTATATACCAGCACAAAAAAGATTGGTATTTATCATTAAATGAACAAAAAGACAGTATTGACTTGATGTTTGAAAATAATGAGATTGATATAACAGGTTGGGACTTAAAAAAATCCTTAAAACTCTTACAGAAATCAAATGCCCCACTTTTAGAACGGATTCAATCTCCAATAATCTATAAAAAGGATCATGAGTTCTTAGAGGAAATAAAAGTTATTGCACAAAATCAATATTCAAGAATTGCCACCATGCATCATTATTTGAGTATGGCTAAAAAATTTATTGAAGAATTGAAAGAAAATGAAGAATATAAACTCAAAAGATTCTTCTATATATTACGTTCAGCAACAGCGTGTAAATGGATTTTAGAAAAAGATGAAATGCCTCCAATCGAATTTATGAAAATGATTAATAACCTCGCTATTGACCCTATTTTAGTGAAACGTATAAACGAACTTATAGAATTAAAATCTACTAAAAGCGAGAGTTATTACCATCATGGAGAACCCAAACTTTTGAGCTTTATTGAAACTTGTATAAACGAAGCAGAAGAGAATCGTTTAAAATTACCTTCTTCTAAAGGAAAAATTGAAGAACTGAACCAATTTTTCATTAAAACACTCTCCAAATGA
- the dnaE gene encoding DNA polymerase III subunit alpha, whose protein sequence is MYLIFDTETTGLPKDFNAPITNTENWPRLVQIAWQIHDKEGKLVDVQNFIVKPEGFTIPFNAEKIHGISTERAQRQGMSLEYVLEEFNKAVSTSEFIIGHNIVFDNNIMGCEYYRKSHDTELLERKTIDTKNVSVDYCAIPGGKGGKFKWPTLTELHTKLFQEGFNEAHNASADVEATARCFLELLRLGVVSAEMAHLTEEEFQNFQELNPNPFELIGLNIQPYAPDDLETDEETKPEEETELKDIDLDANRVLLAEAEFTHLHTHTQFSVLQSTTQVGDLVAYASKNKQRAIAMTDRGNLMAAFNFVGAITKENAAIKKKIKEAEEAGETYFQPELTPIIGSEFNVCKNHLDKSFKDNGISVSLYAKNANGFTNLSKLSSYSQVNGFYYVPRVDKELILEYKEDLMVLTGGLYGFLYQMILNEGVENAEKELLWWKEQFGDDLYVEINRHGLDEENVANKIIQDLAKKHQLKLLATNDTFYTYKQQHNAHDILLCIKDGNYQSTPIGKGRNFRYGLESKEYYMKSPEEMKELFVDIPEAILNIQEFIDKCSFYKLKRDILLPNFDIPEEFIAPEDEEDGGKRGENAFLRHLTYEGAKERYGEITEEIAERLDFELATIENTGYPGYFLIVQDFTREARNMGVSVGPGRGSAAGSAVAYCIGITNVDPIRYDLLFERFLNPDRVSMPDIDIDFDDEGRDRIIQWVIDKYGASQVAQIITYGSLAAKSAFRDTARVLEYPLVETNEYAKLIPDGAKLKKIAKMDEKTLEDKFKGDDFVNVKRLLELKDTPSKISDVLKQAEIVEGSLRNTGVHACGVIITPDDITNFVPVTRGKMENIYLTQYDNAVVESAGLLKMDFLGLKTLTIIKEACRIIKLRHGIEIDPDKIPLDDKVTYELYQRGETNGTFQFESEGMQQHLRSLKPTRFEDLIAMNALYRPGPMEYIPEFVKRKHGLSEITYDLEGMEEYLEETYGITVYQEQVMLLSQKLAGFSKGDADTLRKAMGKKVFALLEQLRPKFLEGGQERGHDKETLLKVWNDWEAFAAYAFNKSHATCYSYVAYHTGYLKANYPAEFMAAVLTHNSNNIKKVTFLMEECKRMGMKVLSPDINESIDTFMVNEQGEIRFGMSAIKGVGEAAVKAIVEERNNGGNFQEIFDFVKRIDLRAVNKKTIENLVLAGAFDSFKETHRGTFFHEVNIKGDTYLNEIVRFGQKYKEHLNRPPDLFGNSEEFSISNPAIPQVELPNKIESLKREKEVVGIYISAHPLDIFKEEIAHTNTTRLADLDFDIEIDDKEIETDDPKEKEELMKAAVYERQKQIQKLSNQQKVIAGQVVEFQEKITRKGDPFGIFIMEDYSGSKKFLVFNQQYALLRPFLTVGAFVSFKIKFQPRRFNQDELEIHFMSGCYLSEVFEKQFHELNIIMRAGDVDETLISQIGSVCEQYPGTKRLFLNIFDSESKKTLKLLSQNTKVEINSEIIKELKDIEKLIVKVN, encoded by the coding sequence ATGTATTTAATATTTGATACGGAAACTACAGGTTTACCAAAGGATTTTAATGCTCCCATTACCAACACAGAGAACTGGCCAAGGCTGGTTCAAATAGCTTGGCAGATCCATGACAAGGAAGGAAAACTGGTAGATGTTCAGAATTTTATTGTAAAGCCAGAAGGATTTACCATTCCGTTTAATGCCGAAAAAATCCACGGAATTTCTACAGAACGAGCCCAAAGACAAGGAATGTCTTTGGAGTATGTATTGGAAGAATTCAACAAAGCAGTTAGCACCAGTGAATTTATCATTGGGCATAATATTGTTTTTGATAACAATATTATGGGTTGTGAGTATTACCGTAAATCTCATGATACAGAACTTCTGGAAAGAAAAACGATTGATACCAAAAATGTTTCGGTAGATTATTGTGCAATTCCCGGTGGGAAAGGAGGGAAATTTAAATGGCCTACCCTTACAGAACTTCACACAAAATTATTCCAAGAAGGATTTAATGAAGCACACAATGCCTCTGCCGATGTGGAAGCCACAGCAAGATGTTTTCTAGAACTCTTGCGTTTAGGAGTAGTTAGTGCCGAAATGGCTCACCTGACAGAAGAAGAATTTCAGAATTTTCAGGAACTCAACCCCAACCCTTTTGAGCTAATAGGCTTAAATATTCAGCCCTATGCGCCCGATGATTTGGAAACCGATGAGGAGACCAAACCTGAAGAAGAGACCGAATTAAAAGATATAGATTTAGATGCCAATAGAGTGTTATTGGCGGAAGCCGAATTTACCCACCTACACACACACACTCAGTTTTCTGTGCTCCAATCTACCACACAAGTGGGCGATTTAGTGGCGTATGCTTCAAAAAATAAACAAAGAGCCATTGCCATGACCGATAGAGGAAATCTCATGGCAGCATTTAATTTTGTGGGAGCTATTACAAAAGAAAATGCGGCAATAAAAAAGAAAATAAAAGAGGCTGAGGAAGCAGGAGAGACGTATTTTCAGCCCGAACTAACTCCAATCATTGGTTCTGAGTTCAATGTGTGTAAAAACCATCTGGACAAATCCTTTAAAGACAATGGAATATCTGTAAGTCTTTATGCAAAAAATGCCAATGGATTTACAAATTTGAGTAAGCTAAGTTCTTATTCTCAGGTAAATGGATTTTATTATGTTCCAAGAGTCGATAAAGAACTAATCCTTGAATACAAAGAAGACCTCATGGTTCTCACAGGTGGTTTGTATGGGTTTCTTTACCAAATGATTTTAAATGAAGGGGTAGAAAATGCAGAAAAAGAATTGCTTTGGTGGAAAGAACAGTTTGGCGATGATTTATATGTGGAAATTAACCGTCATGGACTCGATGAAGAAAATGTAGCCAATAAAATTATTCAGGACTTAGCAAAAAAACATCAACTAAAACTACTTGCTACAAACGATACTTTTTACACCTATAAACAGCAACATAATGCCCATGATATTCTTTTGTGTATCAAAGATGGGAACTATCAAAGTACACCAATAGGTAAAGGGCGGAATTTTAGATACGGATTAGAATCCAAAGAATATTATATGAAATCTCCCGAAGAAATGAAGGAGCTTTTTGTGGATATTCCCGAAGCGATTCTCAATATTCAAGAATTTATTGATAAATGCTCTTTTTATAAACTGAAAAGAGATATTCTACTTCCAAATTTTGATATCCCAGAAGAATTCATCGCTCCCGAAGATGAGGAAGATGGCGGAAAAAGAGGGGAAAATGCTTTTTTAAGACATCTGACCTATGAAGGAGCCAAGGAACGGTATGGAGAAATTACAGAAGAAATAGCAGAACGTTTAGATTTTGAACTTGCAACCATAGAAAATACAGGTTATCCAGGATATTTTCTTATTGTACAGGATTTTACACGAGAAGCCAGAAATATGGGAGTTTCCGTGGGTCCAGGGCGTGGTTCTGCGGCAGGTTCTGCGGTGGCATATTGTATTGGGATTACCAATGTAGATCCAATACGGTATGATCTACTTTTTGAGCGTTTCCTAAATCCTGATCGTGTTTCCATGCCCGATATCGATATCGATTTTGATGATGAAGGTAGAGATCGTATTATCCAATGGGTAATTGATAAATATGGGGCAAGTCAAGTAGCACAAATTATTACTTATGGAAGTTTGGCTGCTAAATCGGCTTTTAGAGATACCGCAAGGGTGCTAGAATATCCATTGGTGGAAACAAATGAATATGCCAAATTAATCCCAGACGGAGCTAAGCTCAAGAAAATTGCCAAAATGGATGAAAAAACCTTGGAAGATAAATTCAAGGGAGATGATTTTGTCAATGTAAAAAGATTATTAGAATTAAAAGACACTCCTTCAAAAATATCGGATGTACTCAAGCAAGCTGAAATTGTTGAAGGATCTTTAAGAAATACAGGAGTGCATGCTTGTGGGGTAATTATTACTCCAGATGATATTACCAATTTTGTTCCCGTTACTCGTGGGAAAATGGAAAATATCTACCTGACCCAGTATGACAATGCCGTCGTAGAATCCGCTGGGCTACTAAAAATGGATTTCTTGGGTCTTAAAACCCTCACCATTATTAAAGAAGCTTGTAGGATTATAAAACTTAGGCATGGAATAGAAATTGATCCAGATAAAATTCCTTTAGATGATAAAGTGACTTATGAACTGTATCAAAGAGGAGAAACCAATGGTACTTTTCAGTTTGAATCTGAAGGAATGCAACAACATCTTCGATCTTTAAAGCCTACTCGTTTTGAGGATCTAATTGCCATGAATGCCTTGTATCGTCCTGGTCCTATGGAGTATATTCCAGAGTTTGTAAAGCGTAAACACGGACTTTCAGAAATTACTTACGATCTCGAAGGAATGGAGGAGTATCTGGAAGAGACTTATGGAATTACGGTTTACCAAGAGCAGGTAATGTTGCTTTCGCAAAAGTTGGCTGGTTTTTCAAAAGGTGATGCCGATACTTTGCGTAAAGCAATGGGTAAGAAAGTTTTTGCACTTCTAGAGCAACTCAGACCAAAATTCCTTGAAGGTGGGCAAGAGCGAGGACACGACAAAGAAACCTTACTCAAAGTGTGGAATGACTGGGAAGCTTTTGCAGCTTATGCATTCAACAAATCTCACGCTACGTGTTATAGTTATGTAGCCTACCATACTGGGTATTTAAAAGCCAATTATCCTGCCGAGTTTATGGCGGCAGTTCTTACACATAATTCCAATAATATCAAGAAAGTAACTTTTTTGATGGAAGAGTGTAAAAGAATGGGAATGAAAGTTTTGAGTCCAGATATCAATGAATCTATAGATACTTTTATGGTAAACGAACAGGGGGAAATTCGTTTTGGAATGAGTGCCATAAAAGGAGTAGGGGAGGCAGCCGTTAAAGCCATTGTAGAAGAGCGAAATAATGGTGGGAATTTTCAAGAAATATTCGATTTTGTAAAAAGAATAGACTTGAGAGCCGTAAACAAAAAAACGATTGAAAACCTTGTACTAGCTGGAGCTTTTGATAGTTTTAAAGAAACACATAGAGGAACATTTTTTCACGAAGTAAATATCAAAGGAGATACTTATCTCAATGAGATCGTTAGGTTTGGACAGAAGTACAAGGAGCATTTAAACCGTCCACCAGATTTGTTTGGAAACTCTGAAGAATTTAGCATTAGTAATCCTGCCATTCCTCAGGTAGAATTACCCAATAAGATTGAATCACTCAAAAGAGAAAAAGAGGTGGTGGGAATCTATATTTCTGCTCACCCATTAGATATCTTTAAAGAGGAAATAGCTCATACAAACACTACCCGATTAGCTGATCTTGATTTTGATATAGAAATAGATGATAAAGAGATCGAAACCGATGACCCTAAGGAAAAAGAGGAGCTGATGAAAGCGGCGGTTTATGAAAGACAAAAGCAAATTCAAAAACTCTCAAATCAACAAAAAGTAATTGCAGGTCAGGTAGTTGAATTTCAAGAGAAAATAACCAGAAAAGGTGATCCATTCGGAATATTTATTATGGAGGATTATTCTGGTTCGAAAAAATTTCTTGTTTTTAATCAGCAATATGCTTTATTGAGACCATTTTTAACCGTAGGTGCTTTTGTGAGTTTTAAGATAAAATTTCAGCCAAGAAGATTTAATCAAGACGAACTAGAAATTCATTTTATGTCGGGTTGTTATTTAAGTGAAGTTTTTGAGAAACAATTTCATGAACTTAATATCATTATGCGTGCTGGCGATGTAGATGAAACACTCATCAGTCAAATTGGCAGTGTTTGTGAGCAATATCCAGGGACTAAACGTCTTTTTCTAAACATTTTTGACAGTGAATCTAAAAAGACTCTGAAACTCTTGTCACAGAATACTAAGGTAGAAATTAATTCAGAAATTATAAAGGAACTAAAAGATATTGAGAAGCTTATCGTGAAGGTTAACTAA
- the trxA gene encoding thioredoxin, with the protein MALEFTKDNFETEVLKTDKVAVVDFWAVWCGPCRMVGPIIDELSTEMADVASIGKVNVDEQGDIAAEYGIRNIPTILIFKNGEIVDKQVGAASKSALEAKIKAHL; encoded by the coding sequence ATGGCTTTAGAATTTACAAAAGATAATTTCGAGACAGAAGTATTAAAAACTGATAAAGTTGCCGTAGTGGATTTCTGGGCAGTATGGTGTGGACCATGTAGAATGGTAGGACCTATCATCGATGAGCTAAGTACGGAAATGGCAGATGTTGCCTCTATCGGAAAAGTAAACGTTGATGAGCAAGGAGATATTGCTGCAGAATATGGTATTAGAAATATCCCAACAATTCTTATCTTCAAAAATGGAGAAATTGTAGATAAACAAGTAGGAGCAGCATCAAAATCAGCTTTAGAAGCAAAAATCAAAGCACATTTGTAA
- a CDS encoding MATE family efflux transporter, with protein sequence MEKVEQLIGFKNINKLAIPAIFAGIAEPFLSLTDLAIIGQVEQDPVEVLGAVGVVGSFISAIIWILAQAKTAISTTVSQYSNPEKSIHAKKLFPQLVLVNLVVCFLILMFTIPFANQLFELYNLGGKTLDYSVSYYQIRAFGIPITLLTFSMFGVFRGLQNTLWAMIISISGGVLNLILNIFLIHGLGDIIPAMHIEGAAWASLIAQLFMFFSALWFLYMKTDFRWKLQLPFHPELKRLLLFSLNLFIRTLALNIVIYLTNRYAASEGDLTLATHTIMLNIWLFTCFFIDGYANAANAISGKLIALNREDMHHPLWKRIVKLSFLLGLITSSSIFFFDDWIAQNFSEKSEVINFFVSVSMYLILLQFLNAFTFSLDGMGKGMGKGKELRNTLLIATFFVFLPLLITLRYYDLGFHAIWIAFLFWMFARGGILYRYLFLAKK encoded by the coding sequence ATGGAGAAGGTTGAACAGCTGATCGGTTTTAAAAATATCAATAAACTAGCAATTCCCGCAATATTTGCAGGAATTGCCGAACCCTTTCTTTCTCTTACAGATTTAGCAATTATAGGTCAAGTAGAGCAAGATCCAGTAGAAGTTTTAGGAGCGGTGGGTGTTGTAGGTTCTTTTATTTCTGCCATTATTTGGATATTAGCACAAGCCAAAACGGCTATTTCTACTACGGTGTCTCAGTATTCAAATCCTGAAAAGAGTATTCATGCAAAGAAACTATTTCCACAGTTGGTCTTGGTAAATTTAGTGGTATGTTTTCTAATACTGATGTTTACAATACCCTTTGCAAATCAGCTTTTTGAACTCTATAATTTGGGAGGAAAAACCCTTGATTATTCGGTGTCTTATTATCAGATTAGAGCTTTTGGAATTCCTATAACCTTGCTTACTTTTTCAATGTTTGGTGTATTTCGAGGTTTACAAAATACGCTTTGGGCAATGATTATCTCTATTTCTGGAGGGGTTCTGAATTTAATTCTTAATATCTTTTTGATTCATGGATTAGGCGATATTATCCCTGCTATGCATATAGAGGGTGCGGCTTGGGCAAGTTTGATAGCTCAATTATTTATGTTCTTTTCTGCTTTGTGGTTTTTATATATGAAAACAGATTTTAGATGGAAATTGCAGTTACCATTTCATCCAGAGCTTAAGCGTTTATTGCTTTTTTCTCTCAATCTTTTTATCAGAACTTTGGCACTAAATATTGTTATCTATCTTACAAATCGTTATGCTGCTTCAGAAGGAGACTTGACACTTGCCACACATACCATTATGCTTAATATTTGGCTTTTTACCTGCTTTTTTATTGATGGGTACGCCAATGCTGCCAATGCCATTTCAGGAAAACTTATTGCACTCAATAGAGAAGATATGCATCATCCACTTTGGAAACGGATTGTAAAACTCTCTTTTCTTCTTGGGCTTATTACCTCAAGTAGTATCTTCTTTTTTGATGATTGGATTGCTCAAAATTTCTCAGAAAAATCAGAAGTAATTAATTTCTTTGTTTCGGTGTCTATGTATTTAATCTTATTACAATTCCTTAATGCATTTACTTTCTCCTTGGATGGAATGGGAAAAGGAATGGGGAAAGGAAAGGAACTAAGAAATACCTTATTAATTGCCACATTTTTTGTTTTCTTGCCGCTATTGATTACCTTGAGATACTATGATTTAGGTTTCCACGCAATTTGGATCGCATTTTTATTTTGGATGTTTGCAAGAGGAGGAATTTTGTATAGATATTTATTCCTTGCCAAAAAGTAA
- a CDS encoding phosphatase PAP2 family protein — MKSFWPYFLLFIFLFSIPVCGQESKKRTQKEKPKLNFDLQYKKALVPCALMTLGFTSWVTNTDIKIHKWKKRTFGDFTFKSDDYSQFAPMAGVFAVNALGGKTEHDVWNKSMLSLKSTVLSLGVMAAMKSIINRDRPIASKPSFPSGHTTMAFVSAEVFRQELKNHYPILSYTGYLLAIKTGIFRILNDKHWASDVLFGAGLGILGTRIIYATHQNRWGKWFRLNRKRKNEQSSKVSFHFVPDFFNKGFLLSMTF, encoded by the coding sequence ATGAAAAGCTTTTGGCCGTATTTTCTCCTTTTTATATTTCTTTTTTCTATTCCAGTTTGTGGTCAAGAGAGCAAAAAAAGAACCCAAAAAGAAAAACCAAAATTAAATTTTGACCTTCAATACAAAAAAGCTCTTGTACCTTGTGCACTCATGACTTTGGGCTTTACATCATGGGTAACAAACACTGATATAAAAATACACAAATGGAAAAAAAGAACATTTGGAGATTTCACTTTTAAATCAGATGATTATTCTCAATTTGCTCCTATGGCAGGTGTGTTTGCCGTAAATGCCCTTGGAGGAAAAACGGAGCATGATGTATGGAACAAGTCTATGCTTTCTTTAAAAAGTACCGTACTCTCTCTTGGAGTTATGGCAGCCATGAAAAGCATCATTAATAGAGACCGACCAATTGCTTCAAAGCCTTCATTTCCTTCAGGACATACGACTATGGCTTTTGTTTCTGCTGAGGTTTTTCGTCAAGAACTTAAAAATCATTATCCAATATTATCCTACACAGGATACTTACTTGCTATAAAAACAGGAATCTTTAGAATTCTAAATGACAAACATTGGGCTTCGGATGTTTTATTTGGTGCAGGTTTAGGTATTTTGGGAACAAGAATTATCTATGCAACCCATCAAAACAGATGGGGAAAATGGTTTCGCTTAAATAGAAAACGAAAAAATGAGCAATCCAGTAAAGTAAGCTTTCATTTTGTCCCCGATTTTTTTAACAAAGGCTTTCTTTTAAGTATGACTTTTTAG
- the ung gene encoding uracil-DNA glycosylase: protein MDVKIENSWRTQIGEEFKKEYFIELVDKIKEEYHNYTVYPKGSDIFRAFDLCTFDQCKVVIIGQDPYHGPKQANGLCFSVHEDVAIPPSLVNIYKEISKDLGFDYPEHGDISAWAKEGVLLLNATLTVRAGEAASHSKLGWQKFTDAVIKKISEEKEDVVFLLWGGFAKKKAKLIDSSKHLILTSGHPSPLSANRGYWFGNKHFSKVNDFLIQKGKKPINWQIIPFVV from the coding sequence ATGGATGTAAAGATAGAGAATTCATGGCGAACTCAAATCGGAGAAGAGTTTAAAAAAGAATATTTTATTGAATTAGTAGATAAAATCAAAGAGGAATACCATAATTATACGGTTTACCCAAAAGGAAGTGACATTTTTAGAGCCTTTGATTTATGTACTTTTGATCAGTGCAAGGTGGTCATTATTGGGCAAGATCCTTATCATGGACCCAAGCAAGCCAATGGATTGTGTTTTTCTGTTCATGAGGATGTTGCAATCCCTCCTTCCTTAGTGAATATTTACAAAGAAATCTCAAAAGACTTAGGATTCGATTATCCTGAACATGGTGATATAAGTGCTTGGGCAAAAGAAGGTGTATTACTCCTAAATGCTACTTTAACTGTGCGTGCAGGTGAGGCGGCTTCTCATTCAAAATTAGGTTGGCAAAAATTTACCGATGCTGTTATCAAAAAAATTAGCGAAGAAAAAGAAGACGTGGTATTCCTACTTTGGGGTGGTTTTGCAAAAAAGAAGGCAAAATTGATAGATTCTTCAAAGCATTTGATACTCACTTCTGGGCATCCTTCTCCTTTGAGTGCAAATAGAGGGTATTGGTTTGGAAACAAACACTTCAGTAAAGTGAATGACTTTCTCATTCAAAAAGGTAAAAAGCCTATAAATTGGCAAATTATACCATTTGTGGTGTGA